The following coding sequences are from one Granulicella arctica window:
- the thiE gene encoding thiamine phosphate synthase produces the protein MLYPILDAGLLEARGVALTHYVEAMHAAGVTLLQYRDKAAGPQAVLRNAAAIREALNGANCRLILNDRSDLAVLAGWDGVHVGQGDLPTEDARRVVGTTRWVGVSTHTDEQVRLANTSTADYIAIGPVFATGTKLDAEPVVGLEGVRRARALTARPLVAIGGITRENARSVIEAGADSVAVISALFISGEPIEKVARDFLQILR, from the coding sequence GTGTTGTATCCGATATTGGACGCCGGGCTGTTAGAAGCACGCGGCGTCGCACTGACGCACTATGTCGAGGCAATGCACGCCGCTGGAGTAACCCTGCTACAGTATCGCGATAAGGCCGCCGGGCCGCAAGCAGTACTGCGCAATGCCGCTGCGATTCGTGAAGCCCTGAATGGTGCGAACTGCCGATTGATCCTCAACGACCGCTCCGACCTCGCCGTCCTCGCAGGCTGGGACGGCGTTCACGTCGGTCAGGGCGATCTCCCAACCGAGGACGCCCGCCGCGTCGTAGGCACAACCCGCTGGGTCGGCGTCTCAACCCACACCGACGAGCAGGTACGCCTCGCAAACACCAGCACCGCCGACTACATCGCCATAGGCCCAGTCTTCGCAACCGGCACCAAGCTCGACGCCGAGCCGGTCGTCGGCCTCGAAGGAGTGCGCCGCGCCCGTGCTTTGACGGCTCGGCCCCTCGTCGCAATCGGTGGCATTACCCGTGAAAACGCCCGGAGCGTGATCGAGGCCGGAGCGGACTCCGTCGCGGTAATCAGCGCGTTGTTTATATCCGGGGAGCCGATCGAAAAGGTAGCAAGAGACTTTCTCCAAATTTTACGGTAG
- a CDS encoding flavin monoamine oxidase family protein — translation MSLTRRVFIQRIAQAGGYAAAFSTMQALGLMPAVGVSSLPQLPADFGKGKKVVILGAGIAGLTSAYELRKAGFDCTILEARNRPGGRSWSVRNGTKVEFTDGTVQECSWEGDGYLNAGPARIPSIHKHLLNYCHELGVPLEVEVNASRSALMQSPALNGGKAVEQRQVVYDTHGYLAELLSKAIHKHTLDDELSKEDLTRLSDFLKNFGDLDANGKYTGTTRAGFTTPRGAGPAKEVLHKPLKLSELLAADFSTGELYEDQIDWQPTMFQPIGGMDRIGYGFARALPADMILYDCPVTEITTSDTGVTIVYTKSGAPQTLAADFCICTMPISVLDKTKNNFSAETKKAFSGIPMAELYKIAWESPRFWEKDNNIYGGISFLKESPVDLVWYPTHKLFSPTGVLVAGFGGERNPFTGKTTPFGSLPSTEAKLAASRNAVETLHPGKSSQLTKPIYVDWTRIPYSLGCFANNHLAGTESAYAQLEKPQGQTYLAGDYLSHLVGWQEGAILSAHHAIARIATKMKG, via the coding sequence ATGAGCCTCACCCGTCGTGTTTTTATCCAGCGCATCGCCCAGGCGGGCGGATACGCTGCTGCCTTCTCGACCATGCAAGCTCTCGGTCTCATGCCTGCTGTCGGTGTATCGTCGCTTCCGCAGCTCCCCGCAGACTTCGGCAAGGGAAAAAAGGTTGTCATTCTCGGCGCTGGTATCGCCGGTCTTACCTCCGCGTATGAGCTGCGCAAGGCGGGCTTCGACTGTACGATTCTTGAGGCCCGGAACCGCCCCGGCGGCCGCAGCTGGTCGGTTCGCAACGGCACGAAGGTGGAGTTCACTGACGGCACGGTGCAGGAGTGTAGCTGGGAAGGCGACGGCTACCTCAACGCTGGTCCCGCGCGTATTCCTTCCATCCACAAACATCTGCTCAACTACTGCCATGAGCTCGGCGTGCCGCTTGAGGTTGAGGTCAACGCCTCGCGCTCCGCTCTTATGCAATCGCCTGCGCTCAATGGCGGCAAGGCTGTCGAGCAGAGGCAGGTCGTCTACGACACGCACGGCTATCTCGCCGAGCTCCTCAGCAAAGCCATTCATAAGCACACTCTCGACGACGAGCTCTCCAAGGAAGATCTAACTCGACTCTCCGACTTCCTGAAGAACTTCGGAGATCTCGATGCCAACGGCAAGTACACGGGCACCACGCGCGCCGGCTTTACGACCCCACGAGGCGCGGGGCCTGCAAAAGAAGTTCTGCATAAGCCACTCAAGCTCTCTGAGCTGCTCGCCGCCGACTTCTCCACGGGAGAGCTCTACGAGGACCAGATCGACTGGCAGCCCACCATGTTCCAACCCATTGGCGGCATGGATCGCATCGGCTATGGCTTTGCTCGTGCACTCCCGGCCGACATGATCCTTTATGACTGTCCCGTCACTGAGATCACGACCTCGGACACCGGCGTCACCATCGTCTACACGAAGTCTGGCGCTCCGCAAACTCTTGCTGCCGACTTCTGCATCTGCACCATGCCCATCTCTGTCCTCGACAAGACAAAGAACAACTTCTCTGCCGAGACCAAAAAGGCTTTCAGTGGCATACCCATGGCTGAGCTGTATAAGATCGCATGGGAGTCGCCCCGCTTCTGGGAGAAGGACAACAATATCTACGGCGGCATCTCCTTCCTTAAGGAAAGCCCGGTCGATCTGGTGTGGTACCCCACCCACAAGCTCTTCTCGCCGACCGGCGTTCTCGTCGCGGGTTTCGGCGGTGAGCGTAACCCTTTCACTGGAAAAACCACCCCGTTTGGCTCGCTTCCCTCCACTGAAGCCAAGCTCGCCGCATCTCGCAACGCCGTCGAGACTCTGCACCCCGGCAAGTCCAGCCAGCTCACCAAACCTATCTACGTCGACTGGACCCGGATTCCCTATTCGCTTGGCTGCTTCGCCAACAATCATCTTGCTGGCACTGAATCCGCCTACGCCCAGCTTGAAAAGCCCCAGGGGCAGACCTACCTTGCCGGAGACTATCTCTCACACCTGGTCGGTTGGCAGGAGGGGGCAATCCTATCCGCTCACCATGCCATCGCGCGCATTGCCACCAAGATGAAGGGTTAA
- a CDS encoding MBL fold metallo-hydrolase — protein sequence MTMLQRARKAGSKFLNPVDVVVGGLRMMVKVLPLYLSNKEERVPAIPLGPFTTDATLYQTPTESGLRVTWMGHSSLLLEIDDVRVLIDPVWDQRASPIRWMGPKRFFPAPLRLEDLPKIDIVLISHDHYDHLGKSTIQRLARLGPIADARWVTSLNVGRLLRAFGVAANRLTELDWTESVTVAGCQVTALPARHFSGRSLSNRFETLWSSFVLKGAKHTVYYGADSGWWDGFAEIGRTYGPFDLTMLEIGAYNDLWKDIHLGPDGAVKVFEALGGHGLFLPIHWGLFDLALHAWRQPIERVFELADERGIPLWTPEPGRPTEVVRGTPLRSEWWRKR from the coding sequence ATGACGATGTTGCAGCGGGCGCGCAAGGCCGGGAGCAAGTTCTTGAACCCGGTGGATGTCGTAGTCGGTGGGTTGCGGATGATGGTCAAGGTCCTTCCGCTCTATCTGTCGAACAAGGAAGAGAGAGTCCCGGCGATACCCCTCGGGCCGTTCACCACAGACGCAACCCTCTATCAGACTCCAACCGAGAGTGGTCTTCGTGTGACCTGGATGGGGCATTCGTCGCTGCTGTTGGAGATCGACGACGTGCGCGTGCTGATCGATCCCGTCTGGGACCAACGCGCCTCCCCCATCCGGTGGATGGGACCGAAGCGTTTTTTCCCCGCTCCCTTGCGTCTGGAGGACCTCCCAAAGATCGACATCGTGCTGATCTCGCACGATCACTACGATCATCTCGGCAAAAGCACCATCCAACGGCTGGCACGGCTTGGTCCGATCGCGGACGCACGGTGGGTTACTTCGCTCAATGTAGGCCGGTTGCTCCGCGCGTTTGGTGTCGCCGCGAACCGCCTCACGGAGTTGGACTGGACCGAGAGCGTAACGGTCGCAGGCTGCCAGGTGACGGCGTTGCCAGCCCGCCACTTCTCCGGACGCAGCCTCTCCAACCGCTTCGAGACGCTCTGGTCGTCCTTCGTCCTAAAAGGAGCAAAACATACCGTGTACTACGGCGCCGACTCCGGCTGGTGGGACGGATTCGCCGAGATCGGGCGGACATATGGGCCGTTCGACCTGACGATGCTGGAGATTGGCGCCTATAACGATCTCTGGAAGGACATTCACCTGGGGCCGGACGGCGCAGTCAAAGTATTTGAGGCTCTGGGCGGACACGGGCTGTTTCTACCGATCCACTGGGGCCTGTTTGACCTCGCCCTGCACGCCTGGAGACAGCCTATTGAGCGAGTCTTCGAGCTGGCGGATGAGCGCGGAATCCCACTGTGGACGCCCGAGCCGGGAAGACCGACGGAGGTCGTCCGTGGAACGCCGCTCCGCTCGGAATGGTGGCGAAAACGTTGA
- a CDS encoding cobalamin-independent methionine synthase II family protein has protein sequence MAIPTEPIGSIPRPQALLEAIVAFQAGKVAQDVLDQASSEALRDTITRLEATGSPVLTDGEQTKPSFATYPLTGIENLAADGVVIPFADGHTRQLPRLTGGPFRYGVHADSYLKAARSYTQRPVKQAVISASALSLLYPAQELPGYSREAFTADLLNEAEADIRGALDAGAATVQIDFTEGRLSLKLDPSGNLLRSFVALNNQVLDRFNADERRRIGVHVCPGGDHDSTHSADVDYAGLLPELFQLNVGKFYLQMASEPNRKHVLQRVGQLTKPEHLVFIGVIDPINSVVETADQVYDRVLEAASFLPAGQLGTTDDCGFAPFADDTSTARETAFQKIRARVEGTERAAQELGY, from the coding sequence ATGGCGATTCCCACCGAACCAATTGGCAGTATTCCTCGCCCTCAAGCCTTGCTTGAAGCGATCGTAGCGTTTCAGGCAGGCAAGGTCGCACAAGACGTGCTCGATCAGGCGTCGAGCGAAGCGCTTCGCGACACGATTACGCGACTCGAAGCAACCGGTTCGCCGGTCCTGACCGATGGCGAGCAGACGAAGCCCAGCTTCGCGACGTATCCGCTGACCGGCATCGAAAATCTTGCCGCGGACGGCGTCGTCATCCCGTTTGCAGATGGTCACACGCGTCAGTTGCCTCGATTGACCGGTGGGCCGTTTCGCTATGGGGTACATGCCGACAGCTACCTGAAGGCTGCACGATCCTATACACAGCGTCCAGTAAAGCAGGCTGTCATCTCCGCATCAGCACTCAGCCTGCTCTATCCGGCGCAGGAGCTGCCGGGGTATTCGCGGGAGGCATTCACCGCTGATCTCCTCAACGAAGCCGAGGCCGATATTCGGGGCGCACTCGATGCTGGCGCGGCAACGGTGCAGATTGACTTTACCGAGGGGCGTCTCTCGCTAAAGCTCGATCCATCCGGGAACCTGTTGCGTAGCTTCGTTGCGCTCAACAATCAGGTGCTGGATCGGTTCAATGCGGACGAGCGCCGCAGGATCGGCGTGCATGTCTGCCCGGGCGGCGATCACGACTCCACGCACAGTGCAGACGTGGACTATGCCGGTCTGCTGCCCGAGTTGTTTCAATTGAACGTTGGGAAATTCTATCTCCAGATGGCCAGCGAGCCGAACAGGAAGCACGTCTTGCAACGCGTCGGCCAGCTTACGAAGCCGGAGCATCTGGTGTTCATCGGAGTCATCGATCCCATTAACTCAGTCGTTGAGACGGCGGATCAGGTCTACGACCGCGTGCTGGAAGCAGCATCTTTCCTGCCTGCCGGACAACTCGGAACTACCGATGACTGTGGCTTTGCACCCTTTGCCGATGACACATCCACTGCGCGAGAGACAGCCTTCCAAAAGATTCGTGCGCGTGTTGAAGGCACAGAACGTGCCGCTCAAGAGCTGGGCTACTGA
- a CDS encoding aminopeptidase P family protein, which translates to MTLGNRKKNAVKAATAAKVDALLVTHLPDVRYVSGFTGSNAALVLTGNRAVLFTDGRYTAQAKAEAAGTRVVIEKKPAVTAACEWIERAGIQRCGFDAAHTTVAALEAMRKAVTSKVRRSLFHPVGALVAALREVKDADEISRMRVAAALGCSLFDQMLSIIEPGMTEIAVAAELEHQARLAGAEGMSFDTIVASGERSALPHGHATTAKLPRQGFVTLDFGVILDGYCSDMTRTVHMGNALPGEHEAYDAVLEAQEAAVAVVAPGVTAGDVDEAARSVLRRAKLDRFFTHSTGHGVGLEIHEGPRLAAKQTQPLAEGMVITIEPGIYIPGRFGLRIEDMVLVTATGGEVLTPSPKAWIQL; encoded by the coding sequence ATGACTTTAGGCAATAGGAAGAAGAACGCGGTGAAGGCTGCCACCGCTGCGAAGGTAGACGCTCTGCTGGTCACCCATCTGCCCGATGTGCGCTATGTATCCGGCTTCACAGGATCAAATGCAGCGCTCGTCCTGACCGGGAACCGTGCCGTCCTCTTTACAGATGGGCGCTATACCGCGCAGGCAAAGGCCGAGGCAGCAGGAACCCGCGTCGTAATCGAAAAGAAACCCGCCGTAACAGCAGCCTGCGAGTGGATCGAGCGCGCCGGTATCCAGCGCTGCGGCTTCGATGCAGCCCATACGACCGTCGCTGCTCTTGAGGCGATGCGAAAGGCAGTCACCTCCAAGGTGCGGCGAAGCCTCTTCCATCCAGTGGGGGCGCTGGTTGCGGCTCTGCGCGAGGTCAAGGACGCGGATGAGATCAGCCGCATGCGTGTCGCGGCTGCGCTTGGATGCAGCCTCTTCGACCAGATGCTGAGCATCATCGAGCCCGGTATGACAGAGATTGCAGTCGCGGCCGAGCTCGAGCATCAGGCTCGTCTGGCTGGGGCCGAGGGGATGTCGTTCGACACAATCGTCGCGAGCGGAGAGCGGTCTGCCCTGCCGCATGGTCACGCAACGACAGCAAAGCTACCCCGGCAGGGATTTGTGACCCTCGACTTCGGTGTTATTCTCGACGGGTACTGTAGTGACATGACGCGCACCGTTCACATGGGTAATGCCTTACCGGGTGAGCACGAAGCGTATGATGCGGTGCTGGAAGCGCAGGAGGCAGCAGTTGCGGTGGTTGCTCCTGGTGTGACGGCAGGCGATGTGGATGAGGCGGCACGAAGTGTCCTGCGAAGGGCAAAGCTCGACCGGTTCTTTACTCATTCCACGGGCCATGGCGTGGGTCTTGAGATTCACGAGGGGCCCAGGCTTGCGGCGAAGCAGACACAGCCGCTGGCCGAAGGCATGGTCATCACCATCGAACCGGGTATTTATATCCCGGGTCGATTTGGATTGCGAATTGAGGATATGGTTTTAGTGACGGCCACGGGCGGCGAGGTTCTTACGCCAAGTCCCAAGGCATGGATTCAGTTGTAG
- a CDS encoding cupin domain-containing protein, with the protein MTADEVKKLLGLVPHPREGGWFVRTYEATETIAASGFSNERYAGARRTGTAIYYLLEPGTFSEMHRLKSDEVFHFYLGDAVEMLQLLSDGSGRVVVIGNDLALGERPQVVVERSVWQGSRLRAGGSWALMGCTVSPGFEFEDYAEGSREKLCAEWPEFAEMIAGLTRR; encoded by the coding sequence ATGACCGCAGACGAAGTGAAGAAGTTACTGGGGCTGGTGCCACATCCGCGCGAGGGTGGATGGTTTGTGCGGACATATGAGGCCACAGAAACGATAGCCGCGTCGGGATTTTCCAATGAGCGATACGCAGGAGCGCGGCGGACGGGAACGGCGATCTATTACCTGCTGGAGCCGGGAACGTTCAGCGAGATGCATCGGCTGAAGAGCGATGAGGTATTTCATTTCTATCTGGGCGATGCCGTGGAGATGCTGCAACTACTGTCGGACGGGAGCGGTCGGGTAGTCGTGATCGGGAACGATCTAGCGTTGGGTGAACGGCCGCAGGTAGTGGTGGAGCGAAGTGTATGGCAGGGGTCGCGATTGCGGGCCGGTGGAAGCTGGGCGCTGATGGGGTGTACGGTGAGCCCAGGGTTCGAGTTCGAGGACTATGCCGAAGGAAGCCGAGAAAAACTTTGTGCCGAGTGGCCGGAGTTTGCGGAGATGATCGCGGGACTGACTCGGAGATAG
- a CDS encoding metallophosphoesterase, translated as MSGILHDQPSRTQQRLTSRISRRDFLAGAGAIAAGLSIDAGLIARHEIEFTHRTLNIARLPEAFHGFRIAQISDIHLEEFTESTFLRIAIHRLNKLAPDLVLLTGDFASYGPLSHAFSLRAIERCAELLKKLVCPLRYAVLGNHDANIGSPFVVRTLSESGLPVLVNQHVPIERNGQRFWLCGLDDAGTSNPILDLAVPRDPDGPVVLMCHEPDYADEVIRHPRGPLVDVMLSGHSHGGQVRLPFLGPMVLPPMGKKYVEGLFHFNQMQLYVNRGLGTVGLPFRFNCPPEITLFTLQPA; from the coding sequence ATGAGCGGTATTCTCCACGATCAGCCGTCGCGCACGCAGCAACGGTTGACGTCACGCATCAGCCGACGCGACTTTTTAGCCGGTGCCGGCGCCATTGCTGCCGGGCTCAGCATCGATGCCGGATTGATCGCTCGCCACGAGATCGAATTTACGCATCGCACCCTGAATATTGCTAGGCTACCCGAGGCATTTCACGGCTTCCGCATCGCCCAGATCAGCGACATCCATCTCGAAGAGTTTACTGAGTCGACTTTCCTTCGCATTGCGATCCATCGGCTCAACAAACTTGCACCGGATCTTGTCCTGCTGACCGGCGACTTCGCTTCGTATGGACCGTTGTCGCATGCCTTTTCGCTTCGGGCCATTGAGCGTTGCGCGGAGCTGTTGAAAAAGCTTGTATGTCCCCTGCGCTATGCCGTTCTTGGCAACCATGATGCCAATATCGGTTCGCCTTTCGTCGTCCGGACGCTTAGCGAGAGTGGGCTTCCGGTATTGGTCAATCAGCATGTTCCGATCGAGCGGAATGGACAGCGATTCTGGCTCTGTGGGCTTGATGATGCAGGCACAAGCAATCCTATCCTTGACCTTGCCGTGCCGCGAGACCCGGATGGGCCGGTGGTGCTGATGTGCCACGAGCCTGACTATGCCGATGAGGTTATCCGCCATCCACGTGGCCCTCTGGTCGATGTGATGCTCTCCGGCCACTCCCATGGAGGACAGGTGCGACTTCCCTTCCTAGGGCCTATGGTGCTGCCGCCTATGGGTAAGAAGTATGTTGAGGGGCTTTTTCACTTCAACCAGATGCAGCTCTACGTTAACCGCGGTCTTGGGACGGTCGGACTGCCGTTCCGGTTCAACTGTCCGCCTGAGATCACGCTGTTTACTCTTCAGCCAGCGTAG
- a CDS encoding helix-turn-helix domain-containing protein, whose product MAGLAQIATREVMDIRQASDYLGISGDTLYRYASEGFIPAFKLGNRWRFRKSLLDSWMDEKSGVKTPATPITVVPKQKKPVARAR is encoded by the coding sequence ATGGCTGGCTTAGCACAGATAGCGACGCGCGAGGTGATGGATATCCGGCAGGCGTCGGACTATCTCGGCATCAGTGGAGACACGCTGTACCGATACGCGTCCGAGGGCTTCATCCCCGCATTCAAGCTGGGCAACCGCTGGCGCTTCCGCAAAAGCCTGCTGGACTCCTGGATGGATGAGAAGAGCGGCGTGAAGACTCCGGCAACTCCAATCACCGTGGTGCCCAAGCAAAAAAAACCAGTAGCCCGGGCACGATAG
- a CDS encoding NCS2 family permease: MPLRTRLERYFRFAALRTNWRTETLAGLTTFITMAYIIFVNPAILSQTGMPIAAVTAATCLCAGFGSILMGALANYPLALAPGMGLNAYFTYTVVKKMGIPWQAALGAVFLSGVIFLLLTFSGIRQRLVSAIPHQLHAAVGGGIGLFIAFIGFRNAGIIVPNAATLVTLGNVRAPQTALALFGLLLIATLQVLRVRASMLIGVLGTMLLGVLVHQVHWAPAPFSLTAIRATALHLDISGALHIGGFEIVFVFLFVDLFDNIGTLVAVTQRAGLIDENHSIPRLNRIFFADAAATVVGSLAGTSSVTSYVESATGVAAGGRTGVTAIVTGLLFLAALFVAPLVGAIPVFATSPALILVGGLMMTGLGTIEWDVPSIAIPAFLTVATIPLTWSIADGLSFGLTSYAALQLLGGKARRQDWMLYLLALLFLLRFLYLAHG, translated from the coding sequence TTGCCCTTACGCACCCGTCTCGAACGATACTTCCGCTTTGCCGCGCTCCGCACCAACTGGCGTACCGAGACCCTGGCAGGCCTCACCACCTTCATCACGATGGCCTACATCATCTTCGTGAACCCCGCCATCCTGTCGCAAACCGGCATGCCGATCGCTGCTGTCACCGCTGCCACCTGCCTCTGCGCGGGCTTTGGCTCCATTCTCATGGGAGCGCTCGCCAACTATCCCCTTGCCCTCGCACCTGGCATGGGGCTCAACGCTTATTTCACCTACACCGTCGTCAAAAAAATGGGCATCCCCTGGCAGGCCGCGCTTGGCGCCGTCTTCCTCTCGGGCGTCATTTTTCTTCTGCTGACCTTTAGCGGCATCCGCCAGCGGCTCGTCTCTGCCATCCCGCACCAACTCCACGCGGCTGTCGGTGGAGGCATCGGCCTCTTCATTGCCTTCATCGGATTCCGTAACGCGGGCATCATCGTTCCCAACGCCGCTACCCTCGTCACGCTCGGTAACGTCCGCGCTCCGCAGACTGCTCTTGCTCTCTTTGGCTTGCTCCTCATCGCTACGCTTCAGGTGTTGCGCGTTCGGGCTTCGATGCTCATCGGTGTCCTGGGGACGATGCTTCTCGGCGTCCTTGTGCACCAGGTTCACTGGGCTCCGGCTCCGTTTTCCCTTACCGCCATCCGTGCCACCGCCCTTCATCTCGACATCTCCGGAGCACTCCATATTGGCGGCTTCGAGATCGTCTTCGTCTTCCTCTTCGTCGATCTCTTCGACAACATCGGCACGCTCGTCGCAGTCACCCAGCGCGCCGGACTCATCGACGAAAACCACTCCATCCCCCGCCTCAACCGTATTTTCTTTGCTGATGCCGCTGCTACCGTCGTCGGCTCGCTGGCCGGAACCAGCAGCGTCACCAGCTACGTCGAGTCCGCCACCGGAGTAGCCGCTGGAGGCCGCACCGGCGTCACCGCCATCGTGACAGGATTGCTCTTTCTCGCCGCACTGTTTGTAGCCCCACTCGTCGGAGCCATTCCTGTCTTCGCCACCTCTCCAGCTCTGATTCTTGTAGGCGGATTGATGATGACCGGCCTCGGGACGATCGAATGGGATGTCCCGTCCATCGCTATCCCCGCCTTCCTCACGGTCGCGACCATTCCGCTCACCTGGTCTATCGCCGACGGCCTCAGCTTCGGGCTCACCAGCTACGCTGCTCTCCAGCTTCTCGGCGGTAAAGCTCGCCGTCAGGACTGGATGCTCTATCTTCTCGCTCTCCTCTTTCTGCTCCGCTTCCTCTACCTCGCCCACGGTTAA
- the accB gene encoding acetyl-CoA carboxylase biotin carboxyl carrier protein translates to MDGNNMNELRELVEFLKANGIAEFDVERTDLKMRIKFAGEPAVASAGIDMAQLSRLMASAPSAAAPSAPAAAPVAVAPEEKLHEVKSPIVGTFYESPSPGAPAFVKVGDIVEVGQVLCIIEAMKLMNEIESDVAGEVVKRIASSGQPVEYGQSLFAIRAT, encoded by the coding sequence ATGGACGGGAATAACATGAATGAGCTACGGGAGCTGGTCGAGTTCCTGAAGGCGAATGGCATCGCGGAGTTCGATGTCGAACGCACAGACCTGAAGATGCGGATTAAGTTTGCGGGCGAACCTGCTGTAGCATCAGCGGGTATCGACATGGCGCAGTTGAGCCGGTTGATGGCTTCGGCTCCTTCCGCTGCTGCTCCGAGCGCGCCTGCCGCTGCTCCCGTTGCTGTTGCGCCGGAAGAAAAGCTGCACGAGGTGAAGTCGCCGATCGTCGGAACCTTCTACGAGTCGCCGTCGCCTGGAGCTCCCGCCTTCGTGAAGGTTGGCGATATCGTCGAGGTCGGCCAGGTACTCTGCATCATCGAGGCGATGAAGCTGATGAACGAGATCGAGTCCGACGTCGCCGGCGAGGTCGTGAAGCGGATCGCTTCAAGTGGCCAGCCAGTCGAGTACGGCCAGTCGTTGTTCGCGATACGCGCGACTTAG
- the accC gene encoding acetyl-CoA carboxylase biotin carboxylase subunit → MFRKVLIANRGEIALRVISACKEMGIRTVAVYSEADRNSLHVRFADEAICIGPPRSSESYLNVPAVISAAEIADVDAIHPGYGLLSENANFAEVCRASNIKFIGPPPEVTRMMGEKSTARQTMKKAKVPILPGSDGVIESEGEALDWAKSVGYPVILKAVAGGGGRGMRICRNAAELPGLYQQASQEAANAFGNGDLYMEKFIERPRHIEFQVLADEHGNVMSLGERECSIQRRHQKLIEEAPSLQVTPKLREELGKTIQRSLKDIGYWNAGTIEFLMDEDGKIYFIEMNTRIQVEHCVTEMVTGIDLVKAQLRIAAGEKLSDIVTKPVTINGHAIECRINAEHPEKFTPSAGKITAYNIPGGNGVRVDTAQYAEGVVPPYYDSLIAKLICHGKDREEAMNKMQRALSQFVVQGIHTTIPLHQKIFADEEFRSGKFDTKFMERFFERQGQS, encoded by the coding sequence ATGTTTCGTAAGGTATTGATTGCCAATCGCGGGGAGATTGCACTGCGCGTCATCAGCGCGTGCAAGGAGATGGGGATTCGCACGGTCGCCGTGTACAGCGAGGCCGACCGCAACTCGCTGCACGTCCGCTTCGCCGATGAGGCGATCTGCATCGGCCCGCCTCGCTCGAGCGAGAGCTATCTCAACGTCCCCGCCGTTATCTCCGCAGCGGAGATCGCCGATGTCGACGCGATCCACCCCGGCTACGGCCTGCTGAGCGAAAACGCGAACTTCGCCGAGGTCTGCCGCGCCTCCAACATTAAATTCATCGGGCCTCCTCCGGAGGTCACGCGCATGATGGGCGAAAAGTCCACCGCGCGCCAGACGATGAAGAAGGCCAAGGTGCCGATCTTGCCCGGCTCAGACGGCGTGATCGAGAGCGAGGGCGAGGCCCTCGATTGGGCAAAGAGCGTCGGCTATCCGGTCATCCTCAAGGCCGTCGCCGGTGGCGGCGGACGCGGCATGCGCATCTGCCGCAACGCCGCCGAACTGCCCGGCCTCTACCAACAGGCGTCGCAGGAAGCTGCCAACGCCTTCGGCAACGGCGACCTCTACATGGAGAAGTTCATCGAGCGCCCGCGCCACATCGAGTTTCAGGTGCTAGCCGACGAGCACGGCAACGTCATGAGTCTCGGCGAACGCGAATGCTCCATCCAGCGCCGCCACCAGAAGCTCATCGAAGAGGCTCCAAGCCTTCAGGTCACCCCCAAGCTCCGCGAAGAGCTTGGCAAGACCATCCAGCGCTCCTTGAAGGACATCGGCTACTGGAACGCCGGCACCATCGAGTTCCTGATGGACGAGGACGGCAAGATCTACTTCATCGAGATGAACACCCGCATTCAGGTGGAGCATTGTGTCACCGAAATGGTTACAGGGATCGATCTCGTTAAAGCACAGCTCCGCATCGCCGCTGGCGAGAAGCTCTCCGATATCGTAACCAAGCCGGTCACAATTAACGGCCACGCTATCGAGTGCCGCATCAACGCCGAGCACCCGGAGAAATTCACTCCCAGCGCAGGAAAGATCACGGCCTACAACATCCCCGGCGGCAACGGCGTCCGCGTCGATACAGCCCAGTACGCGGAGGGCGTCGTCCCGCCGTACTACGACTCGCTGATCGCGAAGCTCATCTGCCACGGCAAGGATCGCGAAGAGGCCATGAACAAGATGCAGCGCGCTCTAAGCCAGTTTGTCGTGCAGGGTATCCATACGACGATTCCGTTGCACCAGAAGATCTTCGCCGATGAAGAGTTCCGTTCGGGCAAATTCGATACGAAGTTCATGGAGCGATTCTTCGAGCGGCAGGGGCAGAGCTAG